The following proteins are co-located in the Haloprofundus halophilus genome:
- a CDS encoding CBS domain-containing protein yields MDISEILSTEFTEFDIGTPLSKVAGAFKNQELDAVVVTDGDEYRGVVSRRQLASSSNQPSAKVGSQAQHVPTVDRTEDVRDVARLMIGSDAKTLPVLDDDRVVGVVTGDAVLEAVRPFLDAATVEDAYTAELVSATPETTIGKSLNMLREAGIAHLPVVDGDDLVGMLSLYDVIEFTTRSGNKSQGGSSSGFGSRGGGGQNRGGFGAREGDADRMLDLPVRNLMSDAVATVERSAPLDEVVETMFEREISSLVVTADDTDEPTGIITKTDVIEALTWERDDRNAVQVFGLDLLEGMDYDDVSALIEGMTSKYGEMSVIKASIELQEHKEQSRGVPLVLARIRLVTDRGYFMADGEGYGASHALRLAANAVERQLLKGKTYGDSKKHPDTDEQAQLYGWWLGG; encoded by the coding sequence ATGGATATCTCTGAGATTCTCTCGACGGAGTTCACTGAGTTTGACATCGGAACCCCGCTCTCGAAGGTCGCCGGGGCGTTCAAGAACCAGGAACTCGATGCCGTCGTCGTGACGGACGGCGACGAGTACCGCGGTGTCGTCAGCCGCCGACAGCTGGCGTCGTCGTCCAACCAGCCGTCGGCGAAGGTTGGCTCACAGGCACAGCACGTCCCGACGGTCGACCGCACCGAGGACGTTCGCGACGTTGCGCGGCTCATGATTGGTAGCGATGCCAAAACCCTCCCAGTACTCGATGACGACCGTGTTGTCGGTGTGGTGACCGGCGATGCTGTCCTCGAGGCAGTCCGTCCGTTTCTCGACGCCGCCACTGTCGAAGATGCCTACACGGCGGAGTTGGTCAGTGCGACCCCTGAAACCACGATCGGGAAATCGCTCAATATGCTTCGAGAAGCCGGTATCGCCCATCTCCCAGTCGTCGACGGGGACGACCTCGTGGGAATGCTGAGCCTGTACGACGTCATCGAGTTCACGACGCGGAGCGGAAATAAGAGCCAGGGTGGTTCCTCGAGCGGCTTCGGTAGCCGCGGTGGCGGGGGGCAGAACCGTGGGGGGTTCGGCGCGCGCGAGGGCGATGCCGACCGGATGCTCGACCTGCCGGTACGGAACCTGATGTCCGACGCAGTCGCGACGGTTGAGCGAAGCGCACCGCTCGACGAGGTCGTCGAGACGATGTTCGAGCGGGAAATCTCCTCGCTCGTCGTCACGGCCGACGACACCGACGAGCCGACCGGTATCATCACGAAAACGGACGTCATCGAGGCGCTCACCTGGGAGCGCGATGATCGGAACGCCGTGCAGGTGTTCGGGCTCGACCTGCTGGAGGGGATGGACTACGACGACGTCTCCGCGCTGATCGAGGGCATGACCTCGAAGTACGGTGAGATGAGCGTGATCAAGGCCAGCATCGAACTGCAGGAGCACAAGGAACAAAGTCGGGGTGTGCCGCTGGTACTGGCACGGATCAGACTAGTCACTGATCGCGGTTACTTCATGGCCGATGGGGAGGGCTACGGTGCCTCTCACGCCCTTCGACTTGCCGCGAACGCGGTCGAACGTCAGCTGCTTAAGGGGAAGACCTACGGCGACTCGAAGAAGCATCCCGACACTGACGAGCAGGCACAGCTCTATGGCTGGTGGCTTGGCGGGTAA
- a CDS encoding sulfurtransferase TusA family protein, with amino-acid sequence MTQYEVSETLDVKGQNCPMPVVKTKQAVDGLGVGDVLEVLATDPGSTSDLGGWADTTDGVELLDQQESDDVYKHYVRKTE; translated from the coding sequence ATGACTCAGTACGAAGTTAGCGAAACGCTGGACGTGAAAGGACAGAACTGCCCGATGCCGGTAGTGAAGACGAAGCAGGCCGTCGACGGCCTCGGCGTCGGCGACGTACTCGAGGTCCTGGCGACGGACCCCGGGAGCACGAGCGACCTCGGCGGCTGGGCCGACACCACCGACGGCGTCGAGCTCCTCGACCAGCAGGAAAGCGACGACGTCTACAAACACTACGTGCGCAAGACGGAGTAA
- a CDS encoding helix-turn-helix domain-containing protein — MSVITEIRIPSDAFELGQILSIEDASAIELETLVPSGDVTVPLFWVYEPIENGFLETVECYPTVNSVTEVDVFDDRTLIRLDWDASQDHLFQCILEHDGQILGATGSPEGWNFEIRFSDREALSQCQDCCEAAHISLELSRIYNPTDPEAGPWYGLSEPQREALTLAIRRGYYDIPRGCTTAELADELGISDQAVTERLRRAIGTFGRYALLTPESAAEID, encoded by the coding sequence ATGAGTGTAATAACGGAGATTCGCATCCCATCCGATGCTTTTGAACTCGGGCAAATCCTCAGTATAGAGGATGCGTCGGCAATCGAACTCGAAACGCTCGTCCCGAGTGGGGACGTCACCGTGCCGCTCTTCTGGGTCTACGAACCGATCGAAAACGGCTTTCTCGAGACCGTCGAATGCTACCCAACTGTCAACAGCGTGACAGAGGTGGACGTGTTCGACGACAGGACGCTAATCAGGCTCGACTGGGATGCGAGCCAAGACCACCTTTTTCAGTGCATTTTGGAACACGACGGGCAGATACTGGGTGCGACTGGATCGCCGGAAGGGTGGAATTTCGAGATACGGTTCTCAGACCGCGAGGCATTGAGTCAGTGCCAGGACTGCTGTGAGGCCGCGCACATCTCCCTGGAGTTATCCCGCATATATAATCCGACGGACCCTGAGGCCGGTCCGTGGTACGGCCTGAGTGAGCCCCAACGTGAAGCGTTGACGCTTGCCATTCGAAGGGGATACTACGACATTCCACGAGGGTGTACGACCGCAGAGTTAGCTGACGAACTCGGAATTTCCGATCAAGCAGTGACGGAGCGACTGCGTCGTGCCATTGGGACGTTCGGGAGGTACGCACTTCTCACGCCCGAGTCAGCAGCGGAAATAGACTGA
- a CDS encoding cold-shock protein, protein MANGKVDFFNDTGGYGFISTDDSDDDVFFHMEDVGGEDLAEGTEIEFDIEQAPKGPRATNVVRSN, encoded by the coding sequence ATGGCAAACGGTAAAGTTGATTTCTTCAACGACACTGGCGGCTACGGTTTCATCTCGACGGACGACTCTGACGACGACGTGTTCTTCCACATGGAAGACGTTGGCGGCGAGGATCTGGCGGAAGGAACTGAGATCGAATTCGACATCGAACAGGCCCCGAAAGGCCCGCGCGCGACCAACGTCGTCCGCTCTAACTAA
- a CDS encoding TrmB family transcriptional regulator: MTAEQRKAETVSLLQDLGLKEYEARSFLALTQLSTGTAKEISNISEVPRTRVYDAVRVLESKGLVEVQHSNPQQFRAVSIEEATATLRQQYDTRIDTLQSHLEALDLQPKVDDSDRMQEVWTLSGHDGIEARTHTLLEDADSEIVLLIVEEELLTEALYERLHDAVDRGVDVIIGGETDAIIDKLGTEMPSVKVFETELDWLLGPASDDEIAISRLLLVDRTTLLVSSFYPDADHDDSHEQAIFANGLENGIVVLLRRIISSGLLPVATPAR; the protein is encoded by the coding sequence ATGACGGCTGAGCAACGTAAAGCCGAGACGGTGAGTCTGTTGCAGGACCTCGGACTGAAGGAGTACGAGGCGCGGAGTTTCCTGGCATTGACCCAACTCTCGACGGGGACCGCCAAGGAAATCAGCAATATCTCGGAGGTTCCGCGAACCCGGGTGTACGACGCCGTCCGAGTGCTGGAGTCAAAGGGGCTGGTCGAAGTACAGCATTCGAACCCCCAGCAGTTTCGCGCGGTCAGTATCGAGGAGGCAACCGCGACCTTGCGGCAGCAGTACGACACGCGGATCGACACCCTCCAGTCACACCTCGAAGCGCTTGATCTCCAACCTAAGGTCGACGACAGCGACCGAATGCAGGAGGTATGGACACTGTCCGGCCACGACGGCATCGAGGCCCGGACACACACGCTGCTGGAGGACGCCGACTCGGAGATCGTCCTGCTGATCGTCGAGGAGGAACTTCTGACGGAGGCATTGTACGAGCGGCTCCACGACGCGGTCGACCGCGGCGTCGACGTGATCATCGGTGGTGAAACGGATGCGATCATCGACAAACTCGGTACAGAGATGCCATCCGTGAAGGTGTTCGAAACCGAACTGGACTGGCTTCTGGGACCGGCGAGCGACGACGAGATTGCCATCAGCCGCCTGCTGTTGGTCGACCGCACGACGTTACTGGTCAGTTCCTTCTACCCGGACGCCGACCACGACGACTCACACGAGCAGGCGATCTTCGCCAACGGCCTGGAGAACGGTATCGTTGTCCTCCTTCGCCGGATAATCTCCTCGGGTCTGCTCCCTGTGGCGACCCCGGCGAGGTAG
- a CDS encoding DsrE/DsrF/DrsH-like family protein — protein MSTDANEPGDATASTDSLDREELETRIEELEERLSSVEADSGDGSKKMSIIATKGTLDMAYPPLILASTAAAFGYEVTVFHTFWGLDILHEERSKNLKLSAVGNPNMPVPNLVGSLPGMDRVTTKMMNKQIRDNDTATIEELIETSLDMGVEFQACQMTIDLMDYDEDDFYDGVTTGVGAATAIQDMADADIQLLV, from the coding sequence ATGAGCACCGACGCAAACGAACCCGGGGACGCGACCGCGTCCACCGACTCGCTCGACCGCGAGGAACTGGAAACCCGCATCGAGGAACTCGAAGAGCGGCTGAGTTCCGTCGAGGCCGACTCCGGAGACGGGTCGAAGAAGATGTCGATCATCGCGACGAAAGGCACGCTCGACATGGCGTACCCGCCGCTCATCCTCGCGAGCACCGCCGCCGCCTTCGGCTACGAGGTGACAGTCTTCCACACGTTCTGGGGCCTGGATATCCTCCACGAGGAGCGCTCGAAGAACCTGAAACTGAGTGCCGTCGGCAACCCGAACATGCCGGTGCCGAATCTCGTCGGCTCGCTACCGGGGATGGACCGCGTGACGACGAAGATGATGAACAAGCAGATTCGGGACAACGACACGGCGACTATCGAGGAACTCATCGAGACGTCGCTCGACATGGGCGTGGAGTTCCAGGCGTGTCAGATGACCATCGACCTCATGGACTACGACGAGGACGACTTCTACGACGGCGTCACCACCGGCGTCGGCGCCGCCACAGCGATTCAAGACATGGCTGATGCCGACATCCAGTTGTTGGTCTGA
- a CDS encoding DUF5789 family protein, translating to MPDDKRGRDENMDDDQRQQPERKREDVRDRVREDRAMSGDPGGRLGDLDEVLEAQEYPTTTDKLVEAYGDYEIETQGGTESLEEVLAQTDNQTYDSADDVRSRILGLIHR from the coding sequence ATGCCAGACGACAAACGAGGCCGAGACGAGAACATGGACGACGACCAGCGACAACAGCCAGAGCGGAAGCGAGAGGACGTACGCGACCGCGTCCGTGAAGACCGAGCGATGAGCGGTGACCCTGGTGGAAGACTTGGTGACCTTGATGAGGTACTTGAAGCCCAAGAGTATCCAACCACGACGGATAAATTGGTCGAGGCCTATGGTGACTACGAGATCGAAACGCAAGGCGGGACGGAATCCCTCGAAGAAGTGCTTGCCCAAACCGATAATCAAACGTACGATTCCGCTGACGACGTTAGAAGTCGGATACTGGGACTAATACATCGATAA
- a CDS encoding MBL fold metallo-hydrolase: MTSENTSIDEESVESVTPSELKARIDDGEDVFLLDVRSEDNYDEWRIDGETVESVNYPYFELLDGVPEDLLAELPDDRTITVLCAKGGSSEMIAEFVQEEGYDVNHLEDGMNGWARIYEYAELDVDVDATIAQYRRPSSGCLAYLVVSDGEAAVVDPLRAFTNEYVQDLRTLGAELTYAIDTHVHADHISGIRTLADDTDATAVLPAAAAERGVDYDIDFERVTDGETLAVGNVEIEVIHTPGHTTGMTAYRVGDVLFTGDGLFTESVARPDLEDPEAAKRAAKTLYESLTEKVLPLPDETIIAPAHFSDAATAQEDGTYTAELGELKETMAALSMDEDEFVEFVVADMPPRPANYEEIIAANLGQETPDDKAAFELELGPNNCAASEEAMTN, translated from the coding sequence ATGACCAGCGAAAACACATCGATTGACGAGGAATCGGTCGAGTCGGTCACCCCGAGCGAGCTGAAGGCGCGCATCGACGACGGCGAGGACGTATTCCTCCTCGACGTGCGTTCGGAGGACAACTACGACGAGTGGCGCATCGACGGTGAGACCGTCGAGAGCGTGAACTACCCCTACTTCGAGCTGCTCGACGGGGTTCCCGAAGACCTCCTCGCGGAACTTCCCGACGACCGCACGATCACCGTGCTCTGTGCGAAAGGCGGCTCCAGCGAGATGATCGCAGAGTTCGTCCAGGAGGAAGGCTACGACGTCAATCACCTCGAAGACGGGATGAACGGTTGGGCGCGTATCTACGAGTACGCCGAACTCGACGTCGATGTCGACGCGACCATCGCCCAGTACCGCCGTCCCTCCAGCGGCTGTCTGGCCTACCTCGTCGTCTCCGACGGCGAGGCCGCGGTCGTCGACCCGCTTCGTGCGTTCACGAACGAGTACGTCCAGGACCTGCGGACCCTCGGTGCGGAGCTCACCTACGCCATCGACACGCACGTACACGCCGACCACATCTCCGGTATTCGCACGCTCGCGGACGACACGGACGCGACCGCTGTACTGCCCGCCGCCGCGGCCGAGCGCGGTGTCGACTACGACATCGACTTCGAGAGAGTCACCGACGGCGAGACGCTCGCGGTCGGGAACGTCGAAATCGAAGTTATCCACACGCCCGGCCACACGACGGGTATGACCGCCTACAGGGTCGGCGACGTGCTGTTCACCGGCGACGGCCTCTTCACCGAGAGCGTCGCCCGTCCGGACCTCGAAGATCCTGAAGCCGCGAAACGGGCCGCGAAGACGCTCTACGAGAGCCTCACCGAGAAGGTGCTGCCGCTGCCCGACGAGACGATTATCGCGCCCGCGCACTTCAGCGACGCTGCGACGGCCCAGGAAGACGGTACGTACACGGCCGAACTCGGCGAACTGAAGGAGACGATGGCCGCGCTGTCGATGGACGAAGACGAGTTCGTCGAGTTCGTCGTCGCCGACATGCCGCCGCGCCCGGCCAACTACGAGGAGATCATCGCCGCGAACCTCGGCCAGGAAACGCCCGATGACAAGGCCGCGTTCGAGCTGGAACTCGGCCCGAACAACTGCGCCGCCAGCGAAGAGGCAATGACCAACTAA
- a CDS encoding DUF7344 domain-containing protein, which yields MDESRELGTRDILSINEGTSSSERERSISPDTILSAVANEHRRATLNALDNASEKTLEYDVLVDRVANRVRDEHVDRVSDEHRQRVRIVLHHTHLPKLEEAQIIDYEAETGHVEFVGGELERDLLTLIGPYDVRE from the coding sequence ATGGATGAGAGTCGAGAGCTGGGGACACGTGATATACTGTCAATTAATGAGGGTACCAGTTCTTCGGAGCGTGAGAGATCGATCTCCCCCGATACGATTCTGTCGGCAGTAGCGAACGAACACCGACGCGCCACCCTCAACGCATTGGACAACGCTTCTGAGAAGACACTGGAATATGATGTGCTCGTAGATCGCGTTGCAAATCGGGTTCGAGACGAACACGTGGACCGGGTGTCCGACGAACACCGACAACGCGTCCGGATTGTACTTCACCATACACATCTCCCGAAATTGGAAGAGGCCCAGATAATCGACTACGAGGCTGAAACGGGGCACGTCGAGTTTGTTGGTGGTGAATTGGAACGAGATCTCCTGACGCTGATTGGACCGTACGACGTCCGCGAGTGA
- a CDS encoding HalOD1 output domain-containing protein has product MAVIATLADVRDTDPVDLTPLQSTVDPEELDSLVRVRNGANGDTHVTFTHEGHAITVHSYGMVAITPEHELTAEKYERGEGR; this is encoded by the coding sequence ATGGCTGTTATCGCAACGTTGGCAGATGTAAGAGACACTGATCCGGTTGATCTGACCCCGCTCCAGTCCACTGTTGACCCCGAAGAGTTAGATTCGCTCGTCCGAGTTCGCAACGGGGCGAACGGAGATACCCACGTTACGTTCACGCACGAGGGGCACGCGATAACCGTGCACAGCTACGGTATGGTCGCCATCACACCAGAACACGAGCTCACAGCGGAGAAATACGAAAGGGGCGAGGGAAGATGA
- a CDS encoding ArsR family transcriptional regulator, whose translation MSESHSGTADAGPFAEQQRLFELLSQDTRHLIIQELLGHPAHLMSLAELEYMTGKSQAAIKDQLETLTEAGLLARYTYEPSEGKRDLPSKFYGFTERGVEILHNYKYLRGLPVARALYENTRKTEKIERHESAPRPELPAAVVEALEFDEPDLDAVDG comes from the coding sequence ATGAGCGAGAGTCACAGCGGAACGGCCGATGCGGGGCCGTTCGCGGAGCAGCAGCGACTGTTCGAGCTGCTGTCTCAGGATACGCGCCACCTTATCATCCAGGAACTTCTCGGCCATCCCGCCCACCTCATGTCGCTCGCCGAACTCGAGTACATGACCGGAAAGAGCCAAGCAGCCATCAAAGACCAGCTTGAGACGCTGACCGAGGCCGGGCTCTTGGCACGCTATACGTACGAACCGAGCGAGGGGAAACGCGACCTCCCCTCGAAGTTCTACGGCTTCACGGAACGAGGTGTCGAAATTCTGCACAATTACAAGTATTTGCGCGGTCTCCCAGTCGCCCGCGCGCTCTACGAAAACACCCGTAAAACCGAAAAGATCGAACGCCACGAATCGGCACCGCGCCCGGAGCTGCCAGCAGCTGTTGTGGAGGCACTCGAGTTTGACGAGCCCGACCTCGACGCTGTTGATGGCTAA
- a CDS encoding helix-turn-helix domain-containing protein, whose protein sequence is MATVMEFTSPVAEFPLGSVFENLPGVTVELERLIPHETLIIPYFWVRDVETEDIEAAFEAHSGVSNIRVVDSVEDEYLMRAEWESEYFGILSALAKANVVVLSGIGTKEEWRFEVRGESQETLAEFREYCQENDIQISITAVHAMLPIQGEGYELTETQREALVLAYERGYFDSPRESSLEEIADELGITQQSLSSRLRRGHRRLIGATLSSSS, encoded by the coding sequence ATGGCGACTGTGATGGAGTTTACGAGTCCGGTAGCGGAGTTTCCGCTGGGAAGTGTGTTCGAGAACCTGCCGGGTGTGACCGTTGAACTGGAGCGATTGATTCCACACGAGACGCTGATTATCCCGTACTTCTGGGTGCGCGATGTAGAAACGGAGGATATCGAAGCTGCGTTCGAGGCACATTCCGGCGTGAGCAACATTCGGGTGGTCGATAGCGTCGAAGACGAGTATCTCATGCGTGCCGAGTGGGAGTCAGAGTACTTCGGCATCCTGAGTGCGCTTGCCAAGGCCAACGTCGTCGTGCTTTCCGGGATTGGAACGAAAGAGGAATGGCGGTTCGAGGTACGCGGTGAGAGTCAGGAGACGCTCGCTGAGTTTCGAGAGTACTGCCAGGAAAACGACATTCAGATATCGATCACCGCCGTCCACGCCATGCTTCCGATCCAGGGAGAGGGCTACGAGTTGACCGAGACCCAACGCGAGGCGCTGGTACTAGCCTACGAACGGGGCTACTTCGACTCCCCACGCGAGTCGTCGCTCGAAGAGATCGCCGACGAGCTCGGCATCACCCAGCAATCGCTCTCGTCACGCCTTCGACGCGGGCATCGACGCCTCATTGGAGCGACACTCAGCAGTTCTTCGTGA
- a CDS encoding DUF7344 domain-containing protein encodes MAQSTEAVTNTLSILVDPVRRYVLYYLDEQETSVSFDRLATRVAAWHTDSDPDAVDDATLTEIHTALYHVHLPKFSEAGYIAWDTDSRTIRRGPSFDENASLFRFVADHEDVLPAEGP; translated from the coding sequence ATGGCCCAGTCAACCGAGGCGGTAACCAATACACTCAGCATATTGGTAGATCCCGTTCGTCGGTACGTCCTGTACTACCTCGACGAGCAGGAGACTTCAGTCTCCTTCGACCGCCTCGCCACTCGGGTTGCTGCCTGGCACACCGACAGCGACCCGGACGCCGTCGACGACGCCACCCTCACCGAGATACACACAGCCCTGTATCACGTTCATCTGCCCAAATTCTCCGAGGCAGGCTATATCGCGTGGGATACGGACTCCCGCACGATTCGGCGGGGGCCCAGCTTCGACGAGAACGCGTCGTTATTCCGGTTTGTGGCCGACCATGAAGACGTACTGCCCGCGGAAGGGCCGTAA
- a CDS encoding Lrp/AsnC family transcriptional regulator, with protein MDDVQIDDVDRSILHQLQLNARQTDTEIAEKVDVTSTTVRNRLDKLEDGGVIRGYHPEINYEQAGYPLHVMFVCTVNPNKLETMAEQILDVRGVVTTRDLLGGERNVHIEVVADTVREIEEIRNELADLGLTINSSEIISETQVQSWDHFYPRPAPDARQDDDTDDGSVTDQG; from the coding sequence ATGGACGACGTTCAAATCGACGATGTGGACCGGAGCATCCTGCACCAACTCCAACTTAACGCCCGCCAGACCGATACGGAGATCGCCGAGAAGGTGGATGTGACCTCCACGACGGTCCGGAATCGCCTCGACAAACTCGAAGACGGGGGTGTGATCCGAGGCTATCACCCCGAGATCAACTACGAGCAAGCGGGCTACCCCCTCCACGTCATGTTTGTCTGCACGGTCAACCCGAATAAGCTGGAAACAATGGCCGAACAGATTCTCGACGTTCGCGGTGTGGTGACCACCCGCGATTTGCTTGGGGGCGAACGGAATGTCCACATCGAGGTCGTCGCCGACACGGTCAGGGAAATCGAAGAGATCCGCAACGAACTGGCGGACTTGGGCTTGACAATCAACAGTTCTGAGATCATCTCCGAGACGCAGGTCCAATCATGGGACCACTTCTATCCACGGCCGGCCCCCGACGCGCGCCAGGACGACGACACCGACGATGGGTCGGTCACCGATCAAGGATAG